One window of the Lonchura striata isolate bLonStr1 chromosome 9, bLonStr1.mat, whole genome shotgun sequence genome contains the following:
- the GPX7 gene encoding glutathione peroxidase 7, which translates to MLDPEGSVEHQPASSFPKVLLIPLAMLLAIAALLLLAFSATRQKEPDFYTFKVVNIRGKLVSLEKYRGSVSLVVNVASECGYTDSHYKALQQLQRDLGPYHFNVLAFPCNQFGQQEPDTNKEIESFARKTYGASFPMFSKITVSGAGAIPAFKYLIDSTGEEPTWNFWKYLVDPNGKVVKAWDSTVSVEEIRPHVTELVRKIILKKKDEL; encoded by the exons ATGCTGGACCCGGAGGGCAGTGTGGAGCACCAGCctgcctcctccttccccaaagTCCTCCTCATCCCTCTAGCCATGCTCCTCGCAATTGCAGCGCTCCTGCTCTTAGCCTTTTCCGCTACGCGGCAGAAGGAGCCTGATTTTTACACTTTCAAAGTTGTAAACATCAGGGGCAAGCTTGTGTCTCTGGAGAAGTACAGGGGCTCG GTATCTCTAGTTGTCAATGTTGCAAGTGAGTGTGGGTACACAGACAGCCACTACAAGGCCttacagcagctgcagagagacCTGGGCCCATACCATTTCAATGTGCTGGCATTCCCCTGCAATCAGTTTGGGCAGCAGGAACCAGACACCAACAAAGAAATTGAGAGCTTTGCACGAAAGACTTATGGTGCCTCCTTCCCCATGTTCAGCAAAATCACAGTCAGTGGAGCTGGTGCAATTCCTGCCTTCAAGTACTTAATTG ATTCTACAGGAGAAGAACCAACCTGGAACTTCTGGAAATACTTGGTGGACCCCAACGGGAAAGTAGTAAAGGCCTGGGACTCTACTGTCTCTGTTGAAGAAATAAGGCCACATGTTACAGAACTTGTAAGGAAAATCATCCTGAAGAAGaaagatgaattatga